In Flavobacterium sp. N3904, one DNA window encodes the following:
- a CDS encoding polyribonucleotide nucleotidyltransferase, whose translation MIPKVSREIIDLGDGRSISIETGKLAKQADGSVVVQMGNAMLLATVVSARKASPGVDFLPLTVDYREKFAAAGRFPGGFFKREARPSDSEVLTMRLVDRVLRPLFPDDYHAETQVMIQLMSHDDSVMPDALAGLAASAALALSDLPFSTLISEARVARIDGKFVINPSRAQLELSDIDMMIGASKDSIAMVEGEMKEISEKEMVEAIKFAHDAIKIQIAAQERLVEAFGKKETRTYENEKEDEAIYAKVKAAAYDKIYDIAKVGSSKQERTASFAAVKEEVKALFTEEELAVDGDLVSKYFYKTNKEAVRNVTLDLGTRLDGRKTNQIRPIWAEVDYLPSVHGSAIFTRGETQALATATLGTSREANQIDSPSEQGEEKFYLHYNFPPFSTGEAKPLRGTSRREVGHGNLAQRALKNMIPADCPYTIRIVSEVLESNGSSSMATVCAGTLALMDAGIQMIKPVSGIAMGLITDGDRFAVLSDILGDEDHLGDMDFKVTGTADGITACQMDIKIEGLKYNIMEEALAQAREGRLHILGKITETLAAPKADVKAYAPKIITRTIPGNFIGALIGPGGKVIQELQKATGTTIVINEVNEQGVIEILGTDPAGIEAVLAKIQSITFKPQMGEAYEVKVIKMLDFGAVVEYTAAPGNEVLLHVSELAWERTENVADVVNLGDVFMIKYLGLDPKTRKEKVSRKALMPRPPREEKKE comes from the coding sequence ATGATTCCAAAAGTTTCAAGAGAAATTATCGATTTAGGAGATGGCAGAAGCATCTCAATCGAAACAGGAAAATTGGCCAAACAAGCTGATGGTTCTGTAGTAGTTCAAATGGGAAATGCGATGTTGCTTGCAACTGTAGTATCTGCCCGTAAAGCTAGCCCAGGGGTTGACTTTTTACCTCTAACCGTTGATTACCGTGAAAAATTTGCAGCAGCAGGACGTTTTCCTGGTGGATTTTTCAAAAGAGAAGCAAGACCAAGCGATAGCGAAGTTTTGACAATGAGATTAGTAGATCGTGTATTGCGTCCGCTTTTTCCAGATGATTACCATGCCGAAACACAAGTAATGATTCAGTTAATGTCTCATGACGATAGCGTTATGCCTGATGCATTGGCAGGATTGGCAGCTTCAGCAGCTTTGGCTTTGTCTGACCTTCCATTTTCTACTTTAATTTCTGAAGCACGTGTTGCACGTATAGACGGAAAATTTGTTATCAATCCAAGTCGCGCACAATTAGAATTATCGGATATCGATATGATGATTGGAGCTTCAAAAGATTCTATCGCAATGGTAGAAGGAGAGATGAAAGAAATTTCAGAAAAAGAAATGGTAGAAGCCATTAAATTTGCTCACGATGCCATCAAAATCCAAATTGCAGCCCAAGAAAGATTGGTTGAAGCTTTTGGTAAAAAAGAAACACGTACTTACGAGAACGAAAAAGAAGACGAAGCTATTTATGCTAAAGTAAAAGCTGCGGCTTATGATAAAATTTATGATATTGCAAAAGTAGGTTCTTCTAAACAAGAAAGAACAGCTTCATTTGCAGCCGTAAAAGAAGAAGTAAAAGCATTGTTTACTGAAGAAGAATTGGCTGTAGACGGAGATTTGGTTTCTAAATACTTCTACAAAACCAACAAAGAAGCAGTTCGTAATGTAACCCTAGATTTAGGAACTCGTTTGGATGGAAGGAAAACAAATCAAATTCGTCCTATTTGGGCTGAAGTGGATTATTTACCATCTGTTCACGGATCTGCTATTTTTACAAGAGGAGAAACTCAGGCATTGGCAACTGCAACTTTAGGCACATCTAGAGAAGCTAACCAAATTGATTCTCCATCAGAACAAGGTGAAGAAAAATTCTACTTACATTACAACTTCCCACCTTTCTCTACAGGTGAAGCAAAACCGCTAAGAGGAACTTCAAGAAGAGAAGTTGGTCACGGAAACTTAGCACAACGTGCTTTGAAAAACATGATTCCTGCTGATTGTCCTTACACAATACGTATTGTATCTGAAGTATTAGAATCGAATGGTTCTTCTTCTATGGCTACTGTATGTGCTGGAACACTAGCATTGATGGATGCAGGTATCCAAATGATCAAACCAGTTTCTGGAATTGCTATGGGGTTGATTACAGATGGAGATCGTTTTGCTGTATTGTCAGATATTCTTGGTGACGAAGATCACTTAGGGGATATGGACTTTAAAGTAACCGGAACTGCTGATGGAATTACTGCTTGTCAAATGGATATCAAAATCGAAGGATTGAAATACAACATCATGGAGGAAGCTTTGGCTCAAGCCCGTGAAGGTCGTTTGCATATCCTTGGAAAAATAACTGAGACTTTGGCAGCGCCAAAAGCTGATGTAAAAGCGTATGCTCCTAAAATTATCACAAGAACTATTCCTGGTAACTTTATTGGTGCGTTAATCGGACCTGGAGGAAAAGTAATTCAAGAATTGCAAAAAGCTACTGGAACAACTATCGTAATCAACGAAGTAAACGAACAAGGAGTTATCGAAATTCTTGGAACAGATCCTGCTGGAATTGAAGCCGTTTTGGCCAAAATCCAATCGATCACCTTCAAACCACAAATGGGCGAAGCTTATGAAGTGAAAGTGATCAAAATGCTTGATTTTGGAGCAGTTGTAGAATATACTGCAGCCCCAGGAAACGAAGTATTGCTTCACGTTTCAGAATTGGCTTGGGAAAGAACAGAAAATGTTGCCGATGTTGTAAACTTGGGTGATGTGTTCATGATAAAATATTTAGGTTTAGATCCAAAAACTCGTAAAGAGAAAGTGTCTAGAAAAGCCTTGATGCCAAGACCTCCGCGTGAGGAGAAAAAAGAGTAA
- the rpsO gene encoding 30S ribosomal protein S15, with product MYLTKEVKEEIFAKHGGKAENTGSAEGQIALFTHRISHLTEHLKKNRHDYNTERSLVLLVGKRRALLDYLKKKEINRYREIIKVLGIRK from the coding sequence ATGTACTTAACTAAAGAAGTTAAAGAAGAAATCTTCGCTAAACACGGAGGAAAAGCAGAAAACACTGGATCTGCAGAAGGACAAATCGCACTATTCACACACAGAATTAGCCACCTTACTGAGCACTTGAAAAAAAATCGTCACGATTACAACACAGAGCGTTCATTGGTACTATTAGTAGGTAAAAGAAGAGCTTTGTTGGATTACTTGAAAAAGAAAGAAATCAACAGATATCGTGAGATTATCAAAGTATTGGGTATTAGAAAATAA
- a CDS encoding GAF domain-containing protein, giving the protein MNFQELQPKVIDITLNNTLSRDEKLLAVCQLLSDSISYYNWVGFYFANQETKTLHLGPYVGAETDHTVIPFGKGICGQVAVSNSNFVVPDVSAQDNYIACSFTVKSEIVVPLFVNGENIGQIDIDSHVIDPFTEEDERFLEFVNEEIAKIY; this is encoded by the coding sequence ATGAACTTTCAAGAATTACAACCCAAAGTAATCGATATTACTTTAAATAATACACTTTCAAGAGACGAAAAACTGTTAGCGGTTTGCCAACTTTTGAGTGATTCCATTTCCTATTATAATTGGGTAGGTTTTTATTTTGCCAATCAAGAAACCAAAACATTGCATTTAGGTCCGTATGTTGGCGCCGAAACAGATCATACTGTAATCCCATTTGGAAAAGGAATTTGCGGACAAGTTGCGGTTTCCAACTCCAATTTTGTTGTGCCAGATGTAAGTGCACAAGACAACTACATCGCCTGTAGCTTCACCGTAAAATCTGAAATAGTAGTACCACTTTTTGTAAATGGCGAAAATATTGGGCAGATTGATATTGATAGTCATGTAATAGATCCTTTTACAGAAGAAGACGAACGATTTTTGGAGTTTGTAAATGAGGAAATAGCAAAAATTTATTAG
- the xrtF gene encoding exosortase family protein XrtF: MKKYLILYSPFLIFLGTFFGSYILLTFLYQSFLDGFDGNKVDSITHIVAQNTEKVLSWYDNSATIEESSKNPFFTLYLNQQAIARVVEGCNGISVIILFISFVVAFSGSIKNTLLFIFGGSLLIYILNVLRIVLLTVLIYHFPKQLHLLHGVLFPLIIYGVVFILWVIWVNKFSKYAK, translated from the coding sequence TTGAAAAAATATTTAATCCTTTACAGTCCATTTTTAATCTTTCTGGGTACGTTTTTCGGATCATACATTTTACTCACTTTCTTATACCAGTCTTTTCTTGATGGTTTTGATGGTAACAAAGTGGACTCCATAACACATATAGTAGCTCAAAATACGGAAAAAGTGCTTTCCTGGTATGACAATTCCGCTACAATTGAGGAAAGCAGCAAAAATCCTTTTTTTACTTTATATCTAAATCAACAAGCTATTGCCAGAGTGGTAGAAGGCTGTAACGGCATAAGTGTAATTATACTTTTTATCTCATTTGTTGTAGCGTTTTCAGGAAGCATAAAAAATACTTTACTTTTTATTTTTGGAGGAAGCCTATTGATTTATATTCTAAACGTCCTACGAATAGTCCTTTTGACAGTTTTGATTTATCATTTCCCAAAACAACTGCACCTATTACATGGCGTGCTTTTTCCTTTGATTATCTACGGAGTCGTATTTATATTATGGGTGATTTGGGTCAATAAATTTTCAAAATATGCTAAATAA
- a CDS encoding exosortase F system-associated membrane protein gives MLNKVFQNKGAVFTVILLITLLVCVRAIENQLFYDPFLNYFEGDYLNSPLPVFDSLQLFLGLLFRFSINSLLSLGILYALFKDKEMIQFCSILYIFFFVILIVVFFSVLYFYENRNNLLLFYVRRFLIQPLFIILFIPAFYYQKLNK, from the coding sequence ATGCTAAATAAAGTATTCCAAAATAAAGGGGCAGTTTTTACAGTTATTCTATTAATAACTCTTTTAGTTTGTGTACGTGCAATTGAAAATCAATTATTCTATGATCCTTTTTTAAATTATTTTGAAGGAGATTATTTAAATTCGCCTTTACCTGTTTTTGATTCACTTCAATTATTTCTAGGTTTGTTATTCCGCTTTTCAATAAATTCACTTTTGTCATTAGGAATATTATATGCATTATTTAAAGACAAAGAAATGATACAATTTTGTTCTATTTTGTATATATTTTTCTTTGTGATTCTTATTGTCGTTTTCTTTTCTGTACTCTATTTCTACGAAAACAGAAACAATCTGCTACTTTTTTATGTGCGCCGTTTTTTGATTCAACCTTTATTTATAATTCTCTTTATACCAGCATTTTATTATCAAAAACTAAACAAATAA
- a CDS encoding ATP cone domain-containing protein, translating to MKIIKHSGAIVDFNRTKLKQSLLKSGANPTIVDTVLQQIEKEIFEGISTKLIYKMAFSLLKKSSNSHAARYNLREAIRLLGPAGFFFEKFIARLFASEHFETKTNLILRGNCVSHEIDIVVKKNNNIGIVECKFHIGREAASDVKVPMYILSRFNDIKEKQHDIFDKKNTLSKCWIVTNNRFTSDAVDFGKCSGLNLLSWNYPENNNLKTKIDNTQLYPITCLTTLTLSEKDKLLILDIILVREIINNRVALEKIGLSPNRIKNVIKEASELCRFI from the coding sequence ATGAAAATCATTAAACATTCAGGGGCTATTGTAGATTTCAACAGAACAAAGCTGAAACAATCTCTTTTAAAATCGGGGGCAAATCCAACTATTGTTGATACTGTTTTACAACAGATTGAAAAAGAAATTTTTGAAGGAATTTCAACCAAACTTATTTACAAAATGGCATTTAGCCTATTGAAAAAATCTTCAAATTCACATGCCGCCCGTTATAATTTAAGAGAGGCCATTCGATTACTGGGTCCTGCAGGCTTTTTTTTTGAAAAATTTATCGCTCGCCTTTTTGCTTCAGAGCATTTTGAAACTAAAACCAATTTGATTTTGCGAGGCAATTGCGTTTCTCATGAAATTGACATTGTCGTTAAGAAAAACAACAATATTGGAATAGTGGAGTGTAAATTTCACATAGGAAGAGAAGCCGCATCGGATGTAAAGGTACCCATGTATATTCTGTCTCGATTTAATGATATAAAAGAAAAACAACACGATATATTCGATAAAAAAAACACTCTTTCAAAATGTTGGATAGTGACTAACAATCGATTTACTTCGGATGCGGTCGATTTTGGCAAATGTTCAGGTTTGAATTTATTGAGTTGGAATTACCCTGAAAACAACAATTTAAAAACTAAAATTGACAATACCCAATTATATCCAATCACTTGTTTGACAACATTGACCCTTTCGGAAAAAGACAAACTATTGATACTAGATATTATTCTAGTACGAGAGATTATCAACAATAGAGTAGCGTTAGAAAAAATTGGCTTAAGCCCCAATAGAATAAAAAATGTAATAAAAGAAGCATCTGAATTGTGCAGATTTATATAG
- a CDS encoding MBL fold metallo-hydrolase: MKITCIGGVGTVTGSKTLVESNGIRILIDCGQFQGLKPLRELNWEPLPILPSTIDFVLLTHGHLDHCGWLPRLINQGFDGKIYCTSPTKDITKLILLDSAKIQEEDAKMANEGKYSKHEIAEPLYTVAQAEKVFSHFRVINPNESIDLDAEIQAVFTNAGHILGASTIELRLENKVVVFSGDIGRDNDVLMFPPTKPKKADYIFLESTYGNRLHPDTDPKLELEIYINNTIQNQGTVIIPSFAVERAQSVMYLLWQLKEEDRIPNIPYIIDTPMGISMLELFTNNRKWHRLHQDEFSAMCKMFTMVSDYQETIDTIYNKQPKVVIAASGMVTGGRVLSYLERYIGLPETTVIIIGYQGEGTRGRKLLEGATDIKIHGKYYDVKAKILEIEGLSAHGDQKDLINWLSELVEKPKKIFLVHGENEPADELRVKIQEKYGFNCVIPLMGQVFEL; the protein is encoded by the coding sequence ATGAAAATTACGTGCATTGGCGGAGTCGGAACGGTCACAGGTTCTAAAACTTTGGTAGAAAGTAATGGTATTAGAATTTTAATCGACTGTGGACAATTTCAAGGGTTAAAACCACTACGAGAGCTCAATTGGGAGCCTTTGCCTATTTTACCTTCCACCATAGATTTTGTATTATTGACACACGGTCATTTGGATCATTGTGGATGGTTACCCAGATTAATAAACCAAGGTTTTGATGGCAAAATATATTGCACAAGCCCTACCAAAGATATCACCAAACTGATTCTTTTAGACAGTGCCAAAATACAGGAAGAAGATGCTAAAATGGCAAATGAAGGTAAATACTCAAAACATGAAATAGCCGAACCTCTATATACTGTTGCTCAAGCCGAAAAGGTTTTTTCTCATTTTCGGGTAATAAACCCCAACGAAAGTATCGACTTGGACGCCGAAATTCAAGCCGTTTTTACCAATGCGGGACATATTCTCGGAGCAAGTACAATAGAACTAAGACTTGAAAATAAAGTGGTTGTCTTCTCAGGAGATATTGGTCGCGATAATGATGTGTTGATGTTTCCGCCAACAAAACCCAAAAAAGCAGATTATATTTTCCTAGAAAGCACTTATGGTAACCGACTTCATCCTGATACAGATCCAAAACTCGAACTAGAAATATACATCAATAATACGATCCAAAACCAAGGAACCGTTATAATTCCGAGTTTTGCAGTTGAGCGGGCTCAATCTGTGATGTACTTACTCTGGCAATTAAAAGAAGAGGATAGGATTCCGAATATCCCTTACATTATTGATACCCCGATGGGAATTAGCATGCTGGAGCTTTTTACCAACAATAGAAAATGGCACCGTTTGCATCAAGATGAGTTTTCTGCGATGTGCAAAATGTTTACCATGGTTTCAGATTACCAAGAAACGATTGACACCATTTATAATAAGCAGCCAAAAGTTGTAATTGCAGCCAGCGGCATGGTAACAGGAGGTAGAGTTTTAAGCTATTTGGAACGTTATATAGGACTACCCGAAACGACAGTAATTATCATTGGTTATCAGGGAGAAGGCACTCGGGGCAGAAAATTATTAGAAGGCGCAACGGATATAAAAATTCATGGTAAATATTATGATGTAAAAGCAAAAATTCTAGAAATCGAAGGTTTATCTGCGCATGGAGACCAAAAGGATTTGATCAATTGGCTTTCAGAGTTGGTAGAAAAACCTAAAAAAATATTTTTGGTTCATGGGGAGAATGAACCTGCAGATGAATTGAGAGTTAAAATTCAAGAAAAATATGGCTTCAACTGTGTGATTCCTTTGATGGGTCAGGTTTTTGAATTGTAG
- a CDS encoding HYC_CC_PP family protein, producing the protein MNFKKHISIFLAVLLLVSNVGLAFNVHYCGGHISSVSLNSTLPSLQTEKGCCQKIASKKDSCCKDKKVVIQKKGDNGVIKSFSFQIDYAFVIPEAHSFVFTAKDNFKNNSTLSYYCDANAPPLFKLYSQYLLYDRL; encoded by the coding sequence ATGAATTTTAAAAAGCACATAAGTATATTTCTAGCGGTCTTATTATTGGTTTCCAATGTAGGATTGGCATTTAATGTGCATTATTGCGGAGGCCACATTTCTTCGGTTTCTTTAAATTCTACTTTGCCCTCTTTACAAACTGAAAAAGGCTGTTGCCAAAAAATAGCTTCCAAAAAAGACAGCTGTTGCAAAGACAAGAAAGTAGTCATTCAGAAAAAAGGAGATAATGGCGTCATTAAATCATTTTCTTTTCAAATAGATTATGCTTTTGTAATTCCGGAAGCACATTCGTTTGTTTTTACAGCTAAAGACAATTTCAAAAACAATTCTACCCTTTCTTATTATTGCGATGCCAACGCACCGCCACTTTTCAAGCTGTACAGCCAATACCTCCTTTACGACAGATTGTAA
- a CDS encoding TonB-dependent receptor plug domain-containing protein — protein MKTQTIIAVLLLFGTLNSYSQDTLREVKVQSKRKSILKSYTVTGNTTLVTSKELLKAACCNLAESFETNPSIDVNFSDALTGTKQIKMLGLTSPYLMMTQENIPSVRGASQVFGLSFTPGPWIESIQITKGAGSVVNGFESISGQINTELIKPINGIPFLLNVYGSTDSRFELNTNFNKKLSDKWATSLLLHGNIRDSKMDTNHDGFLDNPLQKQINLLNRYQYYNAETGWISFINFQYMNDAKLMGQLTFDPDTDRGTTNSWGSEINTQKMDLSTKIGYVFKDMPYQSIGFQNAFSSYDQNSYFGLNTYNIKQNSFYSNLIFNSIINNEKNKFATGLNFTYDNYMEFVNTTNYSRIDNTVGAFFEYTFDNQDNFSLILGGRVDYGNRLGVFATPRLHARYNPWEKGVLRVSTGRGKRPANIFAENQTLFASSRTFSITNANGEIYGLDPEIAWNYGASFMQGFKLFNRSGDIGVDFYRTNFQNQVVVDIMQSPQEVIFHNLDGVSFANSFQLEFNYELTNHLQLRTAYKYYDIETNYLSGIYQRPLQATHRFFGNLGYETPSGDKGQQWKLDFTYNWIGEQQLPYTASNPAAYQFPEFSPSYSLVNAQITRTFSSTFEIYVGGENIGNYTQYPAINDSQNPFSPYFDATLLYAPVFGQMYYAGLRFKIK, from the coding sequence ATGAAAACTCAAACTATAATAGCTGTATTGCTACTGTTTGGCACTTTAAATTCCTATTCGCAAGATACTTTACGGGAAGTAAAAGTTCAGTCCAAACGTAAAAGCATACTAAAATCGTACACTGTAACAGGAAATACAACCCTGGTTACCAGCAAAGAACTACTAAAAGCTGCCTGTTGTAATCTCGCAGAAAGTTTTGAAACCAATCCGTCTATAGATGTAAATTTCTCTGATGCGTTAACAGGTACAAAACAAATCAAGATGTTGGGCTTAACAAGTCCATACTTGATGATGACCCAAGAAAACATTCCTTCAGTAAGAGGCGCTTCTCAGGTTTTCGGCCTCTCTTTTACACCGGGCCCTTGGATAGAAAGCATTCAAATTACAAAAGGCGCCGGCAGTGTAGTCAATGGCTTTGAAAGTATCTCGGGTCAAATAAACACAGAATTAATAAAACCAATAAATGGCATTCCTTTTTTATTGAATGTGTATGGCTCTACCGATTCCCGATTTGAATTGAACACCAATTTCAATAAAAAACTGTCTGACAAATGGGCAACAAGTTTATTGCTACACGGAAATATTCGTGATTCAAAAATGGATACAAATCACGATGGTTTTCTGGACAATCCTTTGCAAAAACAAATCAACTTGCTCAATCGCTATCAATATTACAATGCCGAAACAGGTTGGATTAGCTTCATCAATTTTCAATATATGAATGATGCTAAATTAATGGGGCAACTCACATTTGATCCTGATACAGATCGAGGAACAACCAACTCTTGGGGTTCGGAAATCAATACCCAAAAAATGGATCTTTCTACAAAAATAGGATATGTGTTTAAAGACATGCCGTATCAAAGTATTGGTTTTCAGAATGCATTCTCCAGCTATGATCAAAACTCTTATTTTGGATTGAATACCTACAATATCAAACAGAATAGTTTTTATTCAAACCTGATTTTTAATTCTATAATCAATAACGAAAAAAACAAATTTGCAACCGGATTGAATTTTACCTATGACAATTACATGGAGTTTGTCAACACTACAAATTACAGCAGAATAGACAATACAGTTGGTGCTTTTTTTGAATATACTTTTGACAATCAAGATAATTTTAGTTTGATTCTTGGAGGGAGAGTAGATTATGGAAATCGTTTGGGCGTTTTTGCAACACCAAGATTACACGCCAGATACAATCCATGGGAAAAAGGAGTATTGAGAGTATCTACGGGAAGAGGCAAAAGACCCGCCAATATTTTTGCCGAAAATCAAACATTGTTTGCGAGTTCCAGAACGTTTTCGATAACAAATGCGAATGGTGAAATATACGGTCTGGATCCCGAAATTGCATGGAATTACGGAGCGAGTTTTATGCAGGGCTTTAAACTATTTAACAGAAGCGGTGATATAGGCGTTGATTTTTATAGAACCAATTTCCAGAATCAAGTTGTGGTCGATATTATGCAAAGTCCACAAGAAGTGATCTTTCATAATCTTGACGGTGTTTCGTTTGCCAATAGTTTTCAACTAGAATTCAATTACGAATTAACCAATCATTTACAATTGAGAACAGCCTACAAATACTACGACATAGAAACCAATTATTTATCTGGAATATACCAAAGACCTTTGCAGGCTACGCATCGTTTTTTTGGAAATTTAGGCTATGAAACTCCTTCGGGAGACAAAGGACAACAATGGAAATTGGATTTCACCTATAATTGGATTGGAGAACAGCAGCTTCCGTACACCGCCTCTAATCCTGCTGCATATCAATTTCCTGAATTTTCGCCCTCATATTCCTTGGTAAATGCTCAAATTACCCGAACATTTTCATCTACATTTGAAATATATGTTGGCGGTGAGAATATTGGAAATTACACTCAATATCCAGCAATTAACGATTCACAAAATCCATTTAGCCCTTATTTTGACGCTACATTGCTGTACGCTCCTGTATTTGGACAAATGTATTATGCGGGTTTGAGATTTAAAATAAAATAA
- a CDS encoding heavy-metal-associated domain-containing protein, whose protein sequence is MKTNIQEFRKSFNNKVVKNIVAVLLMTIIGVSVQGQEKKNKNAKYTTEVNGNCEQCQKRIQKAAYSVPGVKSASWNIETHQLSLIINEEKCSLLDVKKAIAKVGHDTDSVKSTKEDYDNLHTCCQYERL, encoded by the coding sequence ATGAAAACAAATATTCAAGAATTCAGAAAAAGCTTTAACAACAAAGTGGTTAAAAATATAGTTGCCGTTTTACTAATGACTATAATTGGCGTTTCCGTTCAAGGCCAAGAAAAGAAAAATAAAAACGCCAAATATACTACCGAAGTAAATGGAAACTGCGAACAATGCCAGAAGCGAATACAAAAAGCGGCTTATTCGGTTCCTGGAGTAAAATCGGCTTCCTGGAATATAGAAACACATCAATTGAGTTTGATTATAAATGAAGAAAAATGCTCCTTATTGGATGTAAAAAAAGCTATTGCCAAAGTAGGACATGACACCGACTCAGTAAAATCTACCAAAGAAGATTATGACAACCTTCATACTTGTTGCCAATATGAAAGGTTGTAA
- a CDS encoding DedA family protein: protein MNNFEWTQLVNPEFYITFTIGGIQLGLYIVLFIVFAETGLFAGFFLPGDSLLFLAGIYSRDLIQNILLIPSDFINLVLLSTLVAFSGVLGNMVGYWFGAKSGYYLYNREDTLLFKKKYLLQSKEFFEKHGGKAIIYARFLPIVRTFAPIVAGIGSMDKKKFMFYNILSSFLWSFVLIFSGHYLYGMFLGMGIDLKEHIEKIVIGIILISTLPVFLKLIKKKVVAK, encoded by the coding sequence ATGAATAACTTCGAATGGACCCAATTAGTAAATCCTGAATTTTATATAACTTTTACAATTGGTGGCATTCAACTGGGTTTGTATATTGTGTTATTCATTGTTTTTGCTGAAACCGGGCTTTTTGCTGGGTTTTTTCTTCCTGGTGACAGTTTGCTTTTTCTTGCTGGAATTTACAGTCGTGATCTAATTCAAAATATTTTATTAATTCCAAGTGATTTTATAAACCTAGTTTTATTATCAACCCTTGTAGCTTTTTCGGGTGTGCTCGGAAATATGGTTGGTTATTGGTTTGGAGCCAAAAGTGGTTATTATTTGTACAATAGAGAAGATACACTTTTATTCAAGAAAAAATATTTACTGCAATCCAAAGAGTTTTTTGAAAAGCACGGTGGCAAAGCTATTATTTATGCAAGATTTTTGCCTATAGTAAGAACATTTGCTCCTATAGTTGCAGGCATTGGCTCAATGGACAAAAAGAAATTTATGTTTTATAATATACTAAGTTCCTTTTTATGGTCTTTTGTATTGATTTTTTCGGGACATTATTTGTATGGAATGTTTCTAGGAATGGGTATTGATTTAAAAGAACATATCGAAAAGATCGTAATAGGAATTATTTTAATCTCAACATTACCCGTTTTTCTAAAATTAATTAAGAAAAAAGTAGTTGCTAAATAG